One Kitasatospora sp. MAP12-44 DNA segment encodes these proteins:
- a CDS encoding beta-ketoacyl synthase N-terminal-like domain-containing protein, giving the protein MSATKPADERSIAVVGMACRYPGAADVREFWELLRGGVEGITRFEIEDLLAKGADPELVRRADFVPAKGVLAGSRNFDWPFFRYNRADAANIDPQQRVFLECASTAIDDAGIDPGRFPGRIGVYAGSDRTLLDSADDLSPLVRVISHEKDFVATRVAYKLGLRGPALTVQTACSTSLTAIHIATQALLGGECDVALAGGVAVSPPGEWGYLHQQASVLSPDGHCRPFDAKAAGTIPSEGVGVVVLKRLADALRDGDRIAAVVRGSALNNDGSDKLGFTAPSITGQSEVIRHAHKVAGVMPSEIDYIECHGTATPMGDPVEVAALTDAFEAVPEEATTWLGAVKSNIGHTSAAAGVAGFIKTVLMLEHRELVPTLHFTSPNPLLDLDTSPFRVCTETGPWPERGTPTAAVSAFGVGGTNAHVILQAAPERERPAAEPGPRVLTLSAASPQALGRLSQELAERLEADETLELAEVARTLAGRRTYPHRQTFVAQDRAQAAELLRAAPQPAPRAPLSQVAFLLPGHGVLRHAAGAPAYRLLPEFRTAFDEINEFVRAGYAVDLSPIVTGADVPREWFDDWAHHQVGVFALGYALGRQLTEWGLKPAALFGNSLGEYAAAALAGVWSPTDAASLVYERAEKLRTTEPGRVVAVNAPLEEVARRVPLGGPIAVAMISRGGVVLSGPLREMTQLLEGDALKGLDQRLLNVERAAHCELLSPVADRLAELIPTLHTQLPTQRLISNVTGDWADPAAVCGPDYWATQICRTVQLDEGMKTLLASDCDTFIELGPGSTMLGALRFHPDWDPSHATVPMLGRAEDGESGLLRALGTLWEHGLDILPPQAPAGSGQRPLICSLPGHPFAVQDPQSEQPIAAEPPRAAEAGRRSPLRILLEQLWCRALGVPSASVADNFFALGGESLTVLNLMAQLRERSGVAVSAAEFLREATFGHLLELAERQQGSGTPLPPEGAVVLREGTGRPLFLVADSAASSLGYRALAASLDTARPVLGLEPQGANASRRSIEDIAADHVEALLRAQPGGPYTIGGWSFGAVVAHEMAVQLDARGERVDLLVCLDAYVPGRAHRPIGSDPGFVLGHLRLMASAALGLGQPGAQARRNPALRRLLLDKFQVLSRYRPRPVGCPTVVLKVEVDGREARLLGRSLRGLYTGGLTVRPVSGDHWSMLQDPHVGGLAAQLLEALPQDAHSAEGTGHDSR; this is encoded by the coding sequence GTGAGCGCCACCAAGCCGGCCGACGAACGGTCGATCGCCGTCGTGGGGATGGCCTGCCGCTACCCCGGCGCGGCCGACGTACGCGAGTTCTGGGAGCTGCTGCGCGGCGGCGTCGAAGGCATCACCCGCTTCGAGATCGAGGACCTCCTCGCCAAGGGCGCCGACCCCGAACTCGTCCGGCGTGCGGACTTCGTGCCGGCCAAGGGCGTCCTGGCGGGCTCGCGGAACTTCGACTGGCCGTTCTTCCGCTACAACCGGGCGGACGCGGCGAACATCGACCCGCAGCAGCGGGTCTTCCTCGAATGCGCCTCCACCGCCATCGACGACGCGGGCATCGACCCCGGCCGGTTCCCCGGGCGGATCGGCGTGTACGCGGGCTCCGACCGGACCCTGCTGGACTCGGCGGACGACCTGAGCCCGCTGGTCCGGGTGATCAGCCACGAGAAGGACTTCGTGGCGACCCGGGTGGCGTACAAGCTCGGCCTGCGCGGGCCCGCACTCACCGTGCAGACCGCATGCTCCACCTCGCTCACGGCCATCCACATCGCCACCCAGGCGCTGCTCGGCGGCGAGTGCGATGTGGCGCTGGCCGGCGGCGTCGCCGTCTCGCCCCCGGGCGAGTGGGGCTACCTCCACCAGCAGGCCAGCGTGCTCTCCCCCGACGGCCACTGCCGCCCCTTCGACGCGAAGGCGGCCGGCACCATCCCCAGCGAGGGCGTGGGCGTCGTCGTCCTCAAGCGCCTGGCGGACGCCCTGCGGGACGGCGACCGGATCGCCGCGGTGGTCCGCGGCTCGGCGCTCAACAACGACGGCTCCGACAAGCTCGGCTTCACCGCTCCGTCCATCACCGGTCAGAGCGAGGTGATCCGGCACGCGCACAAGGTCGCCGGGGTCATGCCGTCGGAGATCGACTACATCGAGTGCCACGGCACGGCGACCCCGATGGGCGACCCCGTGGAGGTGGCCGCGCTGACCGACGCCTTCGAGGCGGTGCCCGAGGAGGCCACCACCTGGCTGGGTGCGGTCAAGAGCAACATCGGCCACACCAGCGCGGCGGCGGGCGTCGCGGGCTTCATCAAGACAGTGCTGATGCTCGAACACCGCGAGCTGGTACCGACCCTGCACTTCACCAGCCCCAACCCGCTGCTGGACCTGGACACTTCACCGTTCCGGGTGTGCACCGAGACCGGCCCCTGGCCCGAGCGCGGCACGCCCACGGCGGCGGTGAGCGCCTTCGGCGTGGGCGGCACCAACGCCCACGTCATCCTCCAGGCCGCCCCCGAGCGGGAGCGGCCGGCGGCCGAGCCCGGGCCGCGCGTGCTGACGTTGTCCGCGGCGTCGCCGCAGGCGCTCGGCCGGCTCAGCCAGGAGCTGGCCGAGCGTCTGGAGGCCGACGAAACGCTCGAACTGGCCGAGGTCGCCCGCACCTTGGCGGGCCGGCGGACCTATCCCCACCGGCAGACCTTCGTCGCGCAGGACCGCGCCCAGGCGGCCGAGCTGCTGCGCGCCGCGCCGCAGCCCGCCCCCCGCGCGCCGCTGTCGCAGGTCGCGTTCCTACTGCCCGGCCACGGCGTGCTGCGGCACGCGGCCGGCGCACCGGCCTACCGGCTGCTGCCGGAGTTCCGCACCGCCTTCGACGAGATCAACGAGTTCGTCCGCGCCGGCTACGCGGTGGACCTGTCGCCGATCGTGACCGGCGCCGACGTCCCGCGCGAGTGGTTCGACGACTGGGCGCACCACCAGGTGGGGGTGTTCGCGCTCGGCTACGCGCTCGGCCGCCAGCTGACCGAGTGGGGGCTCAAGCCCGCCGCCCTGTTCGGCAACAGTCTCGGCGAGTACGCGGCCGCCGCCCTCGCCGGGGTCTGGTCCCCGACCGACGCGGCGAGCCTGGTCTACGAGCGGGCCGAGAAGCTGCGCACCACCGAGCCCGGCCGGGTGGTGGCCGTCAACGCGCCGCTGGAGGAGGTGGCCCGCCGGGTCCCGCTCGGCGGCCCGATCGCGGTGGCGATGATCAGCCGCGGCGGGGTGGTGCTCTCCGGCCCGCTGCGCGAGATGACGCAGCTGCTGGAGGGCGACGCGCTGAAGGGCCTGGACCAGCGGCTGCTGAACGTCGAACGGGCCGCCCACTGCGAGCTGCTGTCCCCGGTCGCGGACCGGCTCGCCGAGCTGATCCCCACCCTGCACACCCAACTCCCCACCCAGCGCCTGATCTCGAACGTCACCGGCGACTGGGCCGACCCGGCCGCCGTCTGCGGCCCCGACTACTGGGCGACCCAGATCTGCCGGACGGTGCAGCTGGACGAGGGCATGAAGACCCTGCTCGCCTCGGACTGCGACACGTTCATCGAGCTGGGCCCGGGCAGCACGATGCTCGGCGCCCTGCGCTTCCACCCGGACTGGGACCCGTCCCACGCGACCGTGCCGATGCTCGGCCGGGCCGAGGACGGCGAGAGCGGACTGCTGCGGGCGCTGGGCACGCTGTGGGAACACGGCCTCGACATCCTGCCGCCGCAGGCGCCGGCGGGCTCCGGGCAGCGGCCGCTGATCTGCTCGCTGCCGGGCCACCCCTTCGCCGTCCAGGACCCGCAGTCCGAGCAGCCGATCGCCGCCGAGCCGCCCCGCGCAGCCGAGGCCGGCCGGCGCTCGCCGCTGCGCATCCTGCTGGAGCAGCTGTGGTGCCGGGCGCTCGGCGTGCCCTCGGCGTCCGTCGCGGACAACTTCTTCGCCCTCGGCGGTGAGTCGCTGACGGTGCTGAACCTGATGGCCCAGCTGCGGGAGCGGTCGGGAGTCGCCGTCTCGGCCGCCGAGTTCCTGCGCGAGGCCACCTTCGGCCACCTGCTGGAGCTGGCCGAGCGGCAGCAGGGCTCCGGCACGCCGCTGCCGCCCGAGGGCGCCGTCGTCCTGCGCGAGGGCACCGGCAGGCCGCTGTTCCTGGTGGCCGACTCCGCCGCGTCCTCGCTCGGCTACCGCGCCCTCGCCGCGAGCCTGGACACCGCCCGCCCGGTCCTCGGCCTGGAGCCGCAGGGCGCGAACGCGTCGCGCAGGTCCATCGAGGACATCGCCGCCGACCACGTCGAGGCGCTGCTGCGCGCCCAGCCGGGCGGCCCTTACACGATCGGTGGTTGGTCCTTCGGCGCCGTGGTGGCGCACGAGATGGCCGTCCAACTGGACGCCCGGGGCGAGCGCGTGGACCTGCTCGTCTGCCTCGACGCCTACGTCCCGGGCCGGGCGCACCGGCCGATCGGCTCCGACCCCGGGTTCGTCCTCGGCCATCTGCGCCTGATGGCGAGCGCGGCGCTGGGCCTGGGCCAGCCCGGTGCGCAGGCCCGGCGCAACCCCGCGCTGCGCCGGCTGCTGCTGGACAAGTTCCAGGTGCTCTCGCGCTACCGGCCGCGGCCGGTCGGCTGCCCGACCGTGGTGCTCAAGGTCGAGGTGGACGGGCGGGAGGCCAGGCTGCTGGGCCGGAGCCTGCGGGGGCTGTACACCGGCGGCCTGACGGTCCGTCCGGTGAGCGGCGACCACTGGTCGATGCTCCAGGACCCGCATGTCGGCGGCCTCGCGGCGCAGTTGCTCGAAGCGCTCCCGCAGGACGCCCACTCAGCGGAAGGAACAGGCCATGACAGCCGATGA
- a CDS encoding amino acid adenylation domain-containing protein, protein MTLDDLASAILGTDADTTSFGTRSFIELGGDSLRAMRLDAMAKEQLGLTIPLRALLGGESLATALSLARAVEKPATEQEQEQAQELNGLSHTQRGMWLIESITGGSPYNLVFTAFVERGELDLATFRTAVDRTVARNEGLRTVFTETETEGDGSVRREVLAAHSAEFDCFTHDGDPADFEEHVRRTTDEQSRRPFDLKAAPAVRFLHFAHPSGRQAVVLTAHHMVLDGWSVGLALKEVFAHYEELAGGAPTAFGPGVALSALIRSQEEQRAAGLWDQQAEFWAGQLAAVPTVLELPADRQRPPVQDAAGARAPLDLGGAASAAVGERARELGITPYALLLGAFGLTLSRTTGARSLLVGVPLLGRGTAELADLVGVAGNLVPVRIDVDDDKTAAEYLRSVQRSLTLSIDAGQLPFEELVARLGLERSIGCHPLVQVCFGMHDQLVPQRLTTRTLDVRIEEGHGGGAQFDLTLLVGQSEPSLAGHLEYATAVWNEAEAAGFIADFRAAAEQLAGSADLALEEVRCLSEERRAQLAAINAVREEFPATSLDKLFRDAAQSFPDAVAVRDGSVELTYAQLASAAAEQARLLAEAGVRPGDTVLIGVERSIAEAVAILGILTAGAAYVGVDLNLPVAHTRLIVAKAAPTAALVVPEAAGHQALQGVATVGIWDASWTPERDESAQLPKADQARQAYVAFTSGSTGEPKGVSVPHRAVIRLVHEAGFVRTGPGETMLRLSPLAFDASTLEVWGALLTGATLEVYPADALPSPTELGAFLLEREVTVAWLTAGLFRLVEEFAPASLGGLKQLLTGGDVVPHDHAARALARHPGLVITNGYGPTENTTFTTTHTVRRPEDVSGPLPIGTPVPGTRVYVLDERGRQVPPGAVGELYTGGEGLADGYVGDEAETARRFGHFSADVQERLYRTGDVVRLDTRGRLGYLGRSDDQVKLRGYRIELSAISDALKSHPQVKDSVVVVTGDNSAEKRLVAAVVLAPDAGIGTGELRDLLSGTLPSYMVPPLWALVESIPLTPNGKVDRKALAAAAGPAGQSAPAASAAAQSAAEDALARISALFTEAIERTGTRSGGEAQQIGADTDFFVSGGTSLGAVQLIRLVKEQHGVTLKLRDLLLTPTPTGVLQLVRKAGHK, encoded by the coding sequence ATGACGCTTGATGATCTCGCTTCCGCCATTCTGGGCACGGATGCGGACACTACGAGTTTCGGAACGCGGAGCTTCATCGAGCTCGGCGGCGATTCCCTGCGGGCCATGCGACTGGACGCGATGGCCAAGGAGCAGCTGGGCCTGACGATTCCACTGAGGGCCCTGCTGGGCGGCGAGTCGCTGGCGACCGCGCTGAGCCTGGCGCGGGCCGTCGAAAAGCCCGCAACGGAACAGGAACAGGAACAGGCGCAGGAGCTGAACGGGCTCTCGCACACCCAGCGGGGCATGTGGCTGATCGAGAGCATCACCGGCGGCTCTCCGTACAACCTGGTCTTCACCGCCTTCGTCGAGCGGGGGGAGCTGGACCTCGCCACCTTCCGCACGGCGGTCGACCGGACCGTCGCACGCAACGAGGGACTGCGAACCGTCTTCACCGAAACCGAAACCGAAGGGGACGGCAGCGTCCGGCGCGAGGTACTCGCCGCCCACAGCGCGGAGTTCGACTGCTTCACGCATGACGGCGACCCGGCCGACTTCGAGGAGCACGTACGGCGGACCACGGACGAGCAGTCGCGCCGGCCCTTCGACCTGAAGGCCGCGCCCGCCGTACGGTTCCTGCACTTCGCGCATCCGTCGGGGCGCCAGGCCGTTGTGCTGACGGCTCATCACATGGTGCTGGACGGCTGGTCGGTGGGCCTTGCCCTCAAGGAGGTCTTCGCCCACTACGAGGAGTTGGCGGGCGGCGCGCCCACCGCCTTCGGACCCGGGGTCGCCCTGAGTGCGCTGATCCGCAGCCAGGAGGAGCAGCGGGCCGCCGGACTGTGGGACCAGCAGGCCGAGTTCTGGGCCGGGCAGCTGGCTGCCGTCCCCACCGTGCTCGAACTGCCCGCCGACCGCCAGCGGCCCCCCGTCCAGGACGCGGCGGGCGCCCGTGCCCCGCTCGACCTGGGCGGCGCCGCCAGCGCGGCGGTCGGCGAGCGCGCCCGGGAGCTGGGCATCACGCCCTACGCCCTGCTGCTCGGGGCCTTCGGCCTCACCCTGAGCCGGACCACCGGCGCCCGCAGCCTGCTCGTCGGCGTGCCGCTGCTCGGGCGGGGCACCGCCGAGCTGGCGGACCTGGTCGGGGTCGCGGGCAACCTGGTGCCGGTCCGGATCGACGTCGACGACGACAAAACGGCGGCGGAGTACCTGCGCTCGGTGCAGCGCTCCCTGACGCTCAGCATCGACGCCGGGCAGCTGCCGTTCGAGGAGCTGGTCGCCCGGCTGGGCCTGGAGCGCAGCATCGGCTGCCACCCGCTCGTCCAGGTCTGCTTCGGCATGCACGACCAGCTCGTCCCGCAGCGCCTGACGACCCGGACGCTGGACGTCCGGATCGAGGAGGGCCACGGCGGCGGCGCCCAGTTCGATCTCACCCTGCTCGTGGGGCAGTCGGAGCCCTCGCTGGCCGGGCACCTGGAGTACGCGACCGCGGTGTGGAACGAGGCCGAGGCCGCCGGGTTCATCGCCGACTTCCGGGCGGCGGCCGAGCAGCTGGCAGGCTCCGCGGACCTCGCGCTGGAGGAGGTGCGCTGCCTCTCCGAGGAGCGCCGGGCGCAGCTAGCCGCGATCAACGCGGTGCGCGAGGAGTTCCCCGCCACCTCCCTGGACAAGCTGTTCCGGGACGCCGCGCAGAGCTTCCCGGACGCGGTGGCGGTCCGCGACGGGTCGGTTGAACTGACCTACGCGCAGCTGGCGTCGGCCGCCGCCGAGCAGGCACGGCTGCTGGCCGAGGCGGGCGTCCGGCCGGGCGACACGGTGCTGATCGGGGTCGAGCGGTCGATCGCCGAGGCGGTGGCGATCCTGGGCATCCTGACGGCCGGCGCCGCCTACGTCGGCGTGGACCTGAACCTCCCCGTCGCGCACACCCGGCTGATCGTGGCCAAGGCCGCCCCGACCGCGGCACTCGTCGTCCCCGAGGCGGCCGGCCACCAGGCGCTCCAGGGTGTCGCGACGGTCGGGATCTGGGACGCGTCGTGGACACCCGAGCGGGACGAGTCGGCGCAGCTGCCCAAGGCGGACCAGGCGCGGCAGGCGTACGTGGCCTTCACCTCCGGCTCCACCGGTGAGCCCAAGGGCGTCAGCGTTCCGCACCGCGCGGTCATCCGCCTGGTCCACGAGGCCGGTTTCGTCCGGACCGGTCCGGGCGAGACCATGCTGCGGCTGTCACCACTGGCCTTCGACGCCTCGACCCTGGAGGTCTGGGGCGCGCTGCTGACCGGCGCCACCCTGGAGGTGTACCCGGCGGACGCGCTGCCCTCGCCAACCGAGCTGGGCGCCTTCCTGCTGGAGCGCGAGGTGACGGTCGCCTGGCTGACCGCGGGCCTCTTCCGGCTGGTCGAGGAGTTCGCCCCGGCCTCGCTCGGCGGCCTGAAGCAGCTGCTGACGGGCGGTGACGTCGTGCCGCACGACCACGCCGCCCGCGCGCTGGCCCGGCACCCCGGGCTGGTCATCACCAACGGCTACGGGCCGACCGAGAACACCACCTTCACCACCACCCACACCGTGCGCCGCCCTGAGGACGTCAGCGGACCGCTGCCGATCGGCACGCCCGTGCCCGGCACCCGGGTGTACGTCCTCGACGAGCGCGGGCGGCAGGTCCCGCCCGGCGCGGTCGGCGAGCTGTACACCGGCGGCGAGGGGCTGGCCGACGGCTACGTCGGGGACGAGGCGGAGACCGCCCGGCGCTTCGGGCACTTCTCCGCCGACGTCCAGGAGCGGCTGTACCGCACGGGTGACGTCGTACGGCTCGACACCCGGGGCCGCCTCGGCTACCTGGGCCGCTCCGACGACCAGGTCAAGCTCCGCGGCTACCGCATCGAACTCAGCGCGATCAGCGACGCGTTGAAGTCCCACCCGCAGGTGAAGGACTCGGTGGTCGTGGTCACCGGCGACAACAGCGCCGAGAAGCGGCTGGTCGCGGCCGTCGTCCTGGCCCCGGACGCCGGGATCGGCACCGGCGAGCTGCGCGACCTGCTCTCCGGCACGCTGCCCTCCTATATGGTGCCGCCGCTCTGGGCGCTGGTGGAGAGCATCCCGCTGACGCCCAACGGCAAGGTGGACCGCAAGGCCCTCGCCGCGGCGGCCGGGCCCGCCGGGCAGAGCGCCCCGGCCGCTTCGGCGGCCGCGCAGTCGGCCGCCGAGGACGCGCTGGCGCGGATCTCGGCCCTCTTCACCGAGGCGATCGAGCGCACCGGCACCCGCTCGGGCGGCGAGGCGCAGCAGATCGGCGCCGACACCGACTTCTTCGTCAGCGGCGGCACCTCGCTCGGCGCGGTCCAGCTGATCCGCCTGGTCAAGGAGCAGCACGGCGTGACCCTGAAGCTGCGCGACCTCCTGCTGACGCCCACTCCGACCGGCGTGCTGCAGCTCGTCCGGAAGGCGGGGCACAAGTGA